The Pochonia chlamydosporia 170 chromosome 1, whole genome shotgun sequence genome window below encodes:
- a CDS encoding nuclear transport factor 2 (similar to Metarhizium robertsii ARSEF 23 XP_007818462.2) yields MANNFEDVAKQFIEFYYNTFDSDRKALSSLYRENSMLTFESASSLGANSIVEKLAGLPFQKVKHQVSTLDAQPSNDNGGIIILVTGQLLVDEEQRPMNYTQSFQLSRDATSGQYYVYNDIFKLVYG; encoded by the exons atggccaaca ACTTTGAGGACGTTGCTA AGCAATTCATTGAATTCTACTACAACACCTTCGACTCCGACCGCAAGGCGCTGTCCAGCCTTTAC CGTGAGAACTCTATGCTCACCTTTGAGTCTGCCTCTTCTCTGGGAGCCAACAGCATCGTCGAGAAGCTTGCC GGTCTTCCCTTCCAGAAGGTCAAGCACCAGGTTTCCACACTCGATGCCCAACCCTCCAACGACAatggcggcatcatcattCTCGTCACCGGTCAGCTCCTG GTCGATGAGGAGCAGCGCCCCATGAACTACACTCAGTCATTCCAGCTCAGCCGTGATGCCACCAGCGGCCAGTATTACGTCTACAACGACATCTTCAAGCTGGTCTACGGTTAA
- a CDS encoding penicillin-binding protein (similar to Metarhizium acridum CQMa 102 XP_007814367.1) → MATTQEKTRAGNPLTEEFAAFVKEKLEKWKVPGMSLAVIDGEDVYAEGYGYATLPDTPATPETIWYCASTTKAHTAAALSKLIHEKKHDSLSKGWSTTLSSVLGDDFVLQDEWATNHLTLEDAVSHRTGMPRHDKSSVREIDGRQATPRDIVRNLRNLPVTTEPRVSFYYCNLMYVTLSHVVETVTGSKLGKVFKELIWGPLDMKSTYLDLEDAKKADGHLADGYYWDKKKEEYKWIDFLGVGEVSGAGGTFSTALDYAKWVKCLLHETEPLSKDVHKDIKKPRSIGTTAPGGGLEISLYSLGWQRTLYKGHVVYTHGGGMHAYGCEVYWLPDAKFGVVAFGNTAFTSNAVQDVVIYRLIGDKLGIPEEERFDFDTTWEQRIKAISGEIEDPVKEAFPNRPDTAIASSFTTSELVGSYYDPGYGTITFREESHPDNPDEKSLVADRPEMTWKYHVRLRHAFGDYWVVVVTTPWNPTLFNECLPGEFKRGTDGKVAALEIEWASRMGGMHEGKAVFKRVVEKE, encoded by the exons atggccactaCTCAGGAAAAGACCCGTGCTGGGAACCCCCTCACAGAGGAATTCGCAGCCTTtgtgaaggagaagttggagaagtGGAAAGTTCCGGGGATGTCGTTGGCCGTCATAGATGGGGAGGACGTTTACGCAGAG GGATATGGATATGCGACACTCCCAGATACGCCTGCCACGCCCGAAACAATCTGGTACTGCGCATCAACTACAAAGGCTCACACCGCGGCGGCGCTCTCCAAATTGATTCACGAGAAGAAGCATGATTCCCTGTCAAAGGGGTGGTCGACAACGCTGTCGTCCGTCCTTGGTGATGACTTTGTCCTGCAGGATGAGTGGGCTACGAACCACCTCACTCTTGAAGATGCTGTCAGCCATCGTACCGGTATGCCTAGGCATGATAAGTCCTCTGTGAGAGAAATCGACGGGAGGCAAGCCACGCCTAGGGATATTGTGCGCAACCTTCGCAATCTTCCTGTTACGACGGAGCCAAGAGTTTCGTTCTACTACTGTAATTTGATGTATGTGACGTTGTCGCATGTCGTCGAGACAGTTACGGGGAGTAAGTTGGGCAAGGTATTCAAGGAGCTGATCTGGGGTCCCTTGGACATGAAGTCCACGTACTTGGATTTGGAGGACGCGAAGAAAGCGGACGGTCATTTGGCGGATGGATATTACTGGGATaaaaagaaggaggagtATAAATGGATTGATTTTCTGGGTGTTGGGGAGGTCAGTGGTGCGGGGGGTACGTTTTCGACGGCTCTGGATTACGCGAAATGGGTGAAGTGCTTGCTGCATGAGACGGAGCCACTGTCCAAGGATGTTCATAAGGATATCAAGAAACCGAGGTCGATTGGGACGACGGCTCCGGGGGGCGGACTCGAGATTTCGTTGTACTCGCTGGGGTGGCAGAGGACGCTGTATAAGGGGCATGTTGTGTATACGCATGGCGGTGGGATGCATGCTTATGGGTGTGAGGTCTACTGGTTGCCGGATGCgaagtttggtgttgttgcgTTTGGAAACACGGCGTTTACGTCGAATGCGGTTCAGGATGTTGTTATTTATCGCTTGATTGGGGATAAGCTTGGTATTCCGGAGGAGGAACGGTTTGACTTTGATACAAC GTGGGAGCAGAGGATCAAGGCAATTAGTGGCGAGATAGAGGATCCTGTCAAGGAGGCTTTCCCTAACCGTCCAGACACTGCGATTGCATCGTCCTTTACGACAAGCGAGCTTGTGGGATCGTACTATGATCCTGGGTACGGCACGATTACTTTCCGCGAGGAGTCTCATCCTGACAACCCGGATGAGAAGTCCCTCGTTGCTGATCGTCCGGAAATGACCTGGAAGTATCATGTCCGTCTACGACACGCGTTTGGGGATTACTGGGTCGTCGTGGTTACTACGCCTTGGAATCCTACCTTGTTCAATGAGTGTCTGCCGGGGGAGTTTAAGCGTGGCACCGATGGCAAGGTTGCTGCTTTGGAGATTGAGTGGGCGAGCCGTATGGGTGGCATGCATGAGGGCAAGGCCGTCTTTAAGAGGGTGGTTGAGAAGGAGTGA
- a CDS encoding beta-lactamase-type transpeptidase fold domain-containing protein (similar to Cordyceps militaris CM01 XP_006669698.1), translating into MPCFKGIAVSIHANGAPLPEYGMQKQSRVSRISTYIPVPQPNLTADSNKPEPAKFAISITLLTPNLAIPYSAPKATDSNPYPKPQYVGSFQPGSSNERGKFGGIVNPYIPMTNSENETIAAYIYFDGRAKEEVATLLRPGEETWVNSRWVQVPDAEGGGLAEREFLFREVGLERWLNGLDLQGHDVAEKLEKRRQKFEKRRRRQTLLQGAQVEADPSGNHKDTLRYGADEGSPIEAVFDSDSWSDDDDEPPEATGQIKVAMFRVLASGEIKKGEYSPQFDAHDGDDDTGNNDNVGADVEHTTSFAKPKTLDPKTISTQTVTGIDGPDKPYAVFTFFYRGDRQLQKIGVMQSSKNPQATPGSAKRRSGQLDFSNLGPLKAGGTARKKSNGNIAVDSDDDDDDDDESDNLTKMDDDDKDGEGKQASEDSKFGGELADGVNRIRLKRAHSADPDSQSTPETSQRGQAEDSPTPQGPLSLQPPGAVQGVSDVPPEALVGSPLKKARPSVDITNTGEKFGTTQSLSAALDAAVSGTSAPTTTSTTTTAPPPKVDEEEEL; encoded by the exons atgcCCTGTTTTAAGGGCATTGCGGTGAGCATTCACGCAAATGGCGCCCCACTGCCTGAATATGGCATGCAGAAGCAATCGAGAGTTTCTCGCATCAGCACTTATATTCCAGTGCCGCAACCGAACCTGACTGCAGACTCCAATAAGCCCGAGCCCGCCAAGTTTGCCATCTCCATCACCTTGTTGACTCCTAACCTTGCCATTCCATACTCGGCCCCCAAGGCCACCGACAGCAACCCGTACCCCAAACCTCAGTATGTCGGCAGCTTCCAACCCGGCTCTAGCAATGAGCGAGGCAAGTTTGGGGGCATAGTCAACCCGTATATTCCCATGACCAACTCCGAGAACGAGACGATTGCCGCTTACATTTACTTTGATGGCCGAGCCAAGGAAGAGGTAGCCACTCTGCTGCGGCCGGGCGAGGAGACATGGGTCAATAGCCGCTGGGTCCAGGTACCTGATGCCGAAGGTGGCGGATTGGCCGAACGAGAGTTTTTGTTCCGAGAAGTTGGCTTGGAGCGTTGGCTCAATGGGCTTGACCTGCAGGGTCACGATGTGGCcgagaagttggagaagcGCCGCCAAAAGTTTGAGAAGCGAAGACGGCGACAGACCCTGTTACAGGGAGCCCAAGTTGAGGCAGATCCGTCGGGTAACCACAAAGACACCTTGCGGTACGGTGCGGACGAAGGCTCACCAATCGAGGCGGTATTTGATTCTGATTCATGgtctgatgatgacgatgaacCTCCCGAGGCTACGGGTCAAATCAAGGTGGCCATGTTCCGGGTTCTGGCTTCTGGTGAAATCAAAAAGGGCGAGTATTCACCTCAGTTCGATGCCCAcgacggcgatgatgatACTGGCAACAACGACAACGTCGGTGCCGATGTCGAACACACGACGAGTtttgccaagcccaagacaCTGGATCCCAAGACAATAAGCACTCAAACGGTTACGGGAATAGACGGCCCTGACAAGCCTTACGCAGTTTTCACTTTCTTCTACAGAGGCGATA GGCAATTGCAAAAAATTGGCGTTATGCAGTCTTCAAAGAATCCTCAAGCTACACCAGGTTCCGCCAAACGACGATCCGGTCAATTAGACTTCTCCAATCTGGGACCCCTCAAAGCGGGGGGTACG gccaggaagaagagcaatggCAATATTGCAGTTGATagtgacgatgacgacgacgacgatgacgaaagcGATAATCTCACCAAgatggacgacgatgacaaAGATGGCGAAGGGAAGCAAGCCTCAGAAGACTCAAAGTTTGGTGGTGAACTTGCAGATGGTGTCAACCGAATTCGC CTTAAGAGAGCGCATTCGGCCGATCCAGACAGTCAATCCACCCCTGAGACCTCTCAACGGGGCCAGGCCGAAGATAGTCCCACACCTCAGGGACCATTGAGTCTTCAACCGCCTGGCGCTGTGCAGGGCGTGAGTGATGTACCCCCCGAAGCGCTTGTTGGGAGcccgttgaagaaggctcGCCCTAGCGTTGACATAACGAATACTGGGGAGAAGTTTGGCACAACACAGAGCCTAAGTGCGGCCCTCGATGCCGCTGTTTCTGGAACATCTGCGCCAACCACGACGTCTACGACCACGACGGCGCCGCCGCCTAAAgtggacgaggaggaagagctgTGA
- a CDS encoding tubulin-tyrosine ligase (similar to Metarhizium acridum CQMa 102 XP_007809776.1), which translates to METLQETARVITSKPAQRAAVNVVLLVSSAVTLFGLASLATALFFQNFVPDQFITTPVYLQYQSGVNPYGVAQLVYPSPKLQQDYDVSVTLSMPRSPPNTQRGNFMVSLHLVKDDEKGYKSDAGGRKAINSQKYLETQKVLFTARRPALMPYEDPILSVAKRVVFMAYYILFPQSQARSLTVQLAERVRFDKSALQPTAAFVEIEAGQDIQIYSTALTLTAQLRGLRWLMFHYRLLTYMAFTFLFWVCEVLFMILAWAVWTATTTPKGTKDKRDGFTDGEEDETNDEYDDDSERAVGSGATGRQTAIKREPEVKREDDDEPERAISDIPLAGAEADDEEDFDDDGNVISGTRSDSGIGTSFKEERSDSVRRRASRNMME; encoded by the exons ATG GAAACCCTCCAAGAGACTGCGCGTGTGATTACCTCGAAGCCAGCGCAGAGAGCTGCTGTCAATGTAGTGCTCCTGGTGTCGAGTGCAGTGACCTTGTTTGGTCTTGCGTCACTTGCGACGGCGCTATTCTTCCAGAACTTTGTGCCGGATCAGTTTATCACAACGCCTGTGTATCTCCAATACCA ATCAGGAGTAAATCCATACGGAGTCGCGCAACTTGTATACCCATCGCCCAAGTTACAGCAAGACTATGACGTTTCGGTAACGCTGTCCATGCCGCGATCGCCTCCGAATACGCAACGGGGAAACTTCATGGTGTCATTGCATCTGGTCAAGGACGATGAGAAGGGCTACAAGTCTGACGCGGGCGGACgcaaagccatcaacagcCAAAAGTACCTCGAGACGCAAAAGGTGCTCTTCACGGCCCGGCGACCTGCCCTGATGCCATACGAAGATCCTATTCTTTCAGTGGCCAAGCGCGTGGTCTTTATGGCGTACTATATTCTATTCCCGCAGTCGCAGGCTCGCTCTTTGACAGTACAGCTTGCTGAGCGGGTAAGATTTGACAAGAGCGCATTGCAGCCCACTGCTGCGTTTGTGGAAATTGAAGCTGGACAGGATATACAAATCTACAGCACCGCATTGACGCTGACGGCACAGCTACGCGGACTACGGTGGTTAATGTTTCATTATCGACTTCTCACATATATGGCATTCACGTTCCTGTTCTGGGTGTGTGAGGTTTTATTTATGATTCTGGCGTGGGCCGTATGGACCGCCACGACAACACCGAAGGGGACGAAGGACAAAAGAGATGGCTTTACTGATGGTGAGGAGGACGAGACTAACGATGAGTATGATGACGACTCCGAACGCGCGGTTGGTTCTGGAGCAACTGGTAGGCAGACAGCGATAAAGAGAGAACCTGAGGTTAAGAgggaggacgacgacgaaccGGAGCGAGCAATCTCAGATATACCGTTGGCTGGCGCAGAGgcggatgacgaagaagactttgacgacgatggcaatGTAATCAGTGGGACTAGAAGTGATTCAGGAATTGGGACGAGTTTCAAGGAAGAACGGAGCGATAGCGTCCGACGACGAGCTTCTCGCAACATGATGGAATGA
- a CDS encoding SH3 domain-containing protein (similar to Neosartorya fischeri NRRL 181 XP_001263433.1) produces the protein MPAATAESPAVALSFANNFWGKEDAGVGPLLERMQSAKTTCDELKSFYGARASIEDEYARKLLNLCRKSLGSHEMGTLKTSLDTLRGEVECMAKQHQSIAAQMKSELEEPLAAFAGGMKERRKIVQNTVEKLLKTKIQQTQQVNKTRDKYEQECLKIKGYLAQGHMVMGQEERRNKAKLEKTQISLATANTEYESAVKILEETTARWNREWKAAADKFQDLEEERLDFTKSSLWTFANVASTVCVSDDASCEKIRLSLENMEVERDIIHFITERGTGQEIPDPPKYINFCRGDINDSQSEVSEDENYSVAQFPRSINPAFRSSSPQPSTFESHHDPNSMLANNLAHREPQQSTSREATVTPQKAHPPMRNSMEEHRRGGQQVPPQYDANQHGPLASVPHDPYPMDGMTMLCRTGPPGPPSDRSSQPPSARPSSRGSHSDYSIPTSMSSVEPPSGHVSPVKQEPIETRSPEKRVLKKKSGFFQNHSPFRRKSTKEAHPPLQSRNTWHVGNSRGELERTASPEPIDANASLALGVGQNVLPVTTPDTRRRPGQGREQEVDQSDPIAMALAELKDVNLGKQSSVRMSADHYHGIATPAPGADPRSARSGGREAPPSYNNQAPVSRLGVPPPAVTSRAMKQATKKVTEQTRAVFGGAGNHGTSPASRPATRGSDMPRATSPAPTRSASPQPRMSGDSRYRSASPNPYSGHHRNGSQVSVSQQRGSDQGYYGSASPHGSTRGSIRGASPASYRGDYNRPRSSYGGGSDMAVQLAPAGDDRYGSQRGRGAVDLYDGGSRPRSKSVADPSRQYTRDGRPILHFARALYMYQAAIPEELGFSKGDYLAVLRHQDDGWWEAEVHGGNGRVGLVPSNYLQPC, from the exons ATGCCTGCTGCAACAGCCGAATCACCAGCGGTGGCGCTGTCCT TTGCGAACAACTTCTGGGGAAAGGAAGATGCAGGAGTTGGGCCCCTTCTTGAGCGAATGCAAAGCGCAAAGACGACATGCGACGAGCTAAAGTCCTTCTATGGCG CCCGTGCGTCCATTGAAGATGAATATGCTAGAAAGCTGCTTAACCTGTGCCGAAAATCCCTGGGCTCTCACGAGATGGGAACTTTGAAGACATCATTAGATACACTCCGAGGCGAGGTGGAATGCATGGCAAAACAGCACCAGAGTATTGCTGCCCAGATGAAGTCCGAATTGGAAGAGCCATTGGCTGCATTTGCCGGTGGCATGAAGGAAAGGCGGAAGATTGTCCAGAATACAGTGGAAAAGCTTCTGAAAACCAAAATCCAGCAGACACAACAAGTCAACAAG ACCAGAGACAAGTATGAGCAAGAATGCCTGAAGATCAAGGGCTACCTAGCCCAAGGACATATGGTGATGGGGCAGGAAGAGCGTCGCAACAAGGCCAAATTGGAGAAGACACAAATCTCGTTGGCCACTGCAAACACAGAATACGAAAGTGCTGTCAAAATACTCGAAGAGACCACAGCTAGATGGAACAGAGAGTGGAAGGCCGCAGCCGACAAGTTCCAGGACCTGGAAGAGGAGCGTCTTGACTTTACGAAGAGCAGCCTGTGGACctttgccaatgttgccTCGACTGTTTGCGTCAGCGATGACGCCTCATGCGAGAAGATTAGGCTCTCCCTGGAGAACATGGAAGTGGAAAGGGACATTATCCATTTCATCACAGAGAGAGGCACTGGTCAGGAAATCCCTGATCCGCCAAAATATATCAACTTCTGTCGGGGGGATATAAACGACAGCCAGTCCGAAGTTTCTGAGGATGAAAACTACTCCGTGGCGCAGTTTCCACGAAGCATCAACCCTGCTTTCCGCTCTTCCTCACCTCAGCCATCGACGTTCGAATCCCACCATGATCCAAACTCCATGCTGGCGAACAACTTGGCACACAGAGAGCCTCAGCAGTCAACTAGCCGTGAGGCAACCGTGACTCCTCAGAAGGCACACCCGCCAATGCGAAACTCGATGGAAGAGCATCGTCGCGGCGGACAGCAAGTACCACCTCAGTATGACGCGAATCAGCACGGTCCCCTGGCCTCGGTTCCCCATGACCCTTACCCCATGGATGGCATGACAATGTTATGCCGCACTGGGCCTCCTGGTCCGCCTTCAGATCGAAGTTCACAGCCACCGTCTGCTCGGCCGTCCAGCCGAGGATCTCACAGCGATTACTCCATTCCCACATCGATGTCGAGCGTGGAACCTCCTAGTGGACATGTCTCGCCTGTAAAACAAGAACCCATCGAAACTCGCAGCCCGGAGAAGCGAGttctcaagaagaagagtggTTTCTTCCAGAACCATAGTCCATTCCGCCGCAAGAGCACCAAGGAGGCGCATCCTCCGTTGCAGAGCCGAAACACCTGGCATGTTGGAAACAGCAGAGGAGAACTT GAGCGCACGGCAAGCCCTGAGCCTATAGACGCCAATGCAAGTCTAGCTCTAGGTGTTGGGCAGAATGTCCTTCCAGTCACCACGCCTGATACTCGCCGAAGGCCAGGGCAAGGCCGCGAACAAGAAGTCGATCAGTCAGACCCCATAGCAATGGCCCTGGCAGAACTGAAAGACGTCAATTTGGGCAAGCAGTCATCAGTCAGGATGTCTGCAGACCACTATCATGGCATTGCTACTCCAGCTCCTGGAGCAGATCCCAGATCAGCCAGATCTGGCGGCCGTgaagcaccaccatcatATAACAATCAGGCTCCAGTCTCCAGACTCGGCGTCCCCCCTCCCGCGGTTACTTCTAGAGCCATGAAGCAGGCCACCAAGAAGGTGACAGAACAGACAAGAGCTGTTTTTGGTGGTGCCGGTAACCATGGGACGTCACCAGCATCGCGACCTGCGACTCGTGGCAGCGACATGCCTCGAGCTACCTCACCAGCGCCGACTCGAAGTGCATCTCCCCAGCCTCGAATGAGCGGCGATTCACGTTATCGTTCGGCGTCTCCAAACCCGTATAGTGGACATCACCGAAATGGATCGCAAGTCAGCGTGTCTCAGCAGCGAGGATCAGACCAGGGGTACTACGGATCAGCCTCTCCCCACGGATCAACCAGGGGATCAATTCGGGGTGCTTCTCCAGCATCGTACAGAGGAGACTATAACCGGCCTCGCAGCAGCTATGGGGGCGGTTCTGATATGGCAGTCCAACTGGCACCGGCTGGAGATGATCGTTACGGTTCTCAGAGAGGCCGTGGTGCCGTTGACCTCTACGACGGAGGATCTCGACCCCGTAGTAAGAGTGTTGCTGACCCTTCTCGACAGTATACTAGAGATGGTAGACCAATTCTGCATTTTG CTCGTGCTCTGTATATGTACCAAGCCGCCATTCCCGAGGAACTTGGCTTTTCAAAGGGAGACTACCTTGCGGTCCTTCGTCACCAAGACGATGGCTGGTGGGAAGCTGAAGTTCACGGCGGCAACGGACGTGTTGGGCTGGTCCCCAGCAACTATCTTCAGCCATGCTAA